The following proteins are encoded in a genomic region of Oncorhynchus kisutch isolate 150728-3 linkage group LG18, Okis_V2, whole genome shotgun sequence:
- the LOC109909427 gene encoding calcium/calmodulin-dependent protein kinase kinase 1-like: MSEDTDGLAELAELDSEHNAELADMVAAMNVASNRMTPPNGHRRPLAPARRKLSLSDRKLSLQERSTQPREARQPTIESKRVSISDSQDCIQLNQYKLKDEIGKGSYGVVRLAYNEDDEQYYAMKVFSKKKLMKMCGFPRRPPPRGASTEQGLPPKPLGPLERVYQEIAILKKLDHLNIVHLVEVLDDPAEDNLHMAFELMPKGPVMEVPSDTPFTEEQARFYFRDIILGIEYLHYQKIIHRDIKPSNLLLGDNGHVKIADFGVSNQFEGSDALLSSSAGTPAFMAPEMMTDHEQSFTGKALDVWAMGVTLYCFVYGKCPFIDEYIIGLHNKIRNRPVEFPNMPEVCKELKELIIRMLDKNPDSRITIPEIKEHPWVTEDGTDLLPLEEEHCTVVEVTEEEVQNSIKLIPSLSAVILVKSMLRKRSFSNPFECHNRRAERSMSAPGGLLADSWGRLETEVHPSLRKSSREGELDGNGEGELEDLTEDDGTLAEGCW; the protein is encoded by the exons ATGAGTGAAGACACTGATGGACTGGCAGAGCTGGCAGAGCTGGACTCTGAGCACAATGCAGAGCTGGCTGACATGGTGGCCGCCATGAACGTGGCATCCAACCGGATGACCCCTCCCAACGGCCACCGAAGGCCCCTTGCACCAGCGCGCCGGAAGCTGTCATTGTCAGACAGGAAGCTATCATTGCAGGAGCGATCAACCCAGCCGCGAGAGGCTCGACAGCCCACCATCGAGTCCAAGCGGGTGTCCATTTCAGATtcccag GATTGTATCCAGCTCAACCAATACAAGTTGAAGGATGAGATTGGAAAG GGCTCATATGGTGTGGTGAGATTAGCTTACAATGAAGATGATGAACAATACTAT GCAATGAAAGTTTTTTCAAAAAAGAAGCTGATGAAGATGTGTGGATTTCCTC GACGCCCCCCTCCCCGAGGAGCCAGCACAGAACAGGGACTGCCACCCAAACCCCTGGGGCCACTGGAGAGAGTCTACCAGGAGATCGCCATCCTGAAGAAACTAGACCACCTTAACATTGTCCATCTGGTGGAG GTTCTTGATGATCCTGCTGAAGACAATCTCCACATGG CCTTTGAGTTAATGCCAAAAGG CCCAGTGATGGAGGTGCCCTCAGACACTCCCTTCACAGAGGAACAAGCCCGCTTTTACTTCAGAGACATAATTCTGGGGATTGAATACT tGCACTACCAGAAGATCATCCACAGAGACATCAAGCCTTCCAACCTGTTACTGGGAGACAATGGGCATGTGAAGATTGCAGACTTTGGTGTCAGTAACCAGTTTGAGGGGAGTGATGCTCTCCTGTCCAGCTCAGCAGGGACTCCAGCCTTCATGGCCCCAGAGATGATGACTGATCATGAGCAGAGCTTTACTGGCAAG GCCTTGGATGTGTGGGCCATGGGAGTCACCCTGTACTGCTTTGTCTATGGGAAG TGCCCTTTCATCGATGAATACATCATCGGCCTGCACAATAAGATCAGGAACAGGCCTGTGGAGTTCCCAAACAT GCCTGAAGTATGCAAGGAGTTGAAGGAGCTTATTATAAGGATGCTGGATAAAAATCCTGATTCAAGGATCACCATTCCTGAAATCAAG GAGCATCCGTGGGTGACGGAGGATGGCACTGACCTTCTACCCCTGGAGGAAGAGCACTGCACCGTGGTGGAGGTGACTGAGGAGGAGGTCCAAAACTCCATCAAACTCATCCCCAGTCTGTCTGCTGTG ATCCTGGTGAAGTCCATGCTGAGGAAGAGGTCTTTTAGTAACCCCTTTGAGTGTCACAACAGGAGGGCAGAGAGGTCTATGTCTGCTCCAGGAGGTCTCCTTGC